A portion of the Juglans microcarpa x Juglans regia isolate MS1-56 chromosome 1D, Jm3101_v1.0, whole genome shotgun sequence genome contains these proteins:
- the LOC121262297 gene encoding uncharacterized protein LOC121262297 isoform X2, with product MTSFEGDLEEQLKEAGNELINPPSSIDELLNLLDKVENLLANVEQAPSESMKDALLPSMKALITVELLRHSEMDVKVSVASCITEITRITAPDAPYNDEQMKEIFQLTVAAFENLSHASTRCYTKTISILETVARVRSCLVMLDLECDTLIVEMFQNFLKRTRSNHPLSIFSAMETIMTMVIEESEEISLDLLIPLLSSVKKENQTDSPIAWQLGEKVITNCAVKLKHYLKETVQSMGIALDDYSQIVTSICQSGPNLLEHEQVNGYREHSAHENKLGKQPGSSEPPQVIKGLAPDTVCCTKIGQSVDSNLKSMMSNFAKNDNNFKKEKISKSLQRLLTRHSKSISARSNAEPGSVDSKKTTKSEIQRVSLPKKRGRKPNFVMNPEEGYDHILISTGRKTTNVHRRKSHDGGVDDSPSENLDPGKVTSSLEDVTELSDFQPKINKIVIAAAPFTDHSLPDANQPKRDRPKKKGNTVNQDANPNSLSRSKGRFLNSRVGEKAPQSADLSLKKESEVLHNSNTKPQGHTRKIRIATKTKEETTLALGYVVSEKEVAVPYVPEEKLVSRPSAMNSRSSIRMFIKKRKRDNATYEKDNTEASNRKTISKSASKSTNRDASCLEETSKTKLRRKHTATKEKSSKKSDLGERLVGSSIKVWWPLDKMFYEGVVNFYDPVKKKHQVLYADGDEEILNLKKERWELVGDNVLRGGQGTDLPELYASCDLSLIYIYISGLCILSRLEKSKGKVKSQSAKRQKVDASSKRIQASDGIFKVVKPTKSVDDPSKADDGHKKFTGKLRIEKLKAGTRLKQNMPKTITLPKGFL from the exons ATGACTTCCTTTGAGGGAGACCTCGAGGAGCAGCTTAAGGAGGCTGGGAATGAGCTCATTAACCCTCCTTCCTCCATTGATGAGCTCCTCAATCTTCTTGAT AAAGTTGAGAATTTGTTAGCAAACGTGGAACAAGCGCCGTCAGAATCTATGAAAGATGCACTTTTACCCTCGATGAAGGCACTGATCACTGTTGAGCTTTTGAGGCATTCTGAAATGGACGTGAAGGTTTCAGTTGCATCTTGCATTACCGAGATTACAAGGATAACAGCGCCAGATGCCCCTTACAATGACGAGCAAATGAAG GAAATCTTTCAGCTGACTGTTGCAGCATTTGAAAATTTGTCTCATGCGTCCACTCGCTGTTATACAAAGACGATTTCAATTCTTGAGACTGTTGCAAGGGTCAGGTCATGCTTGGTGATGCTGGACCTTGAATGTGATACATTGATTGTTGAAatgtttcaaaatttcttaaaacGCACCAG GTCCAACCATCCACTCTCTATATTTTCAGCCATGGAAACAATTATGACCATGGTCATAGAGGAAAGCGAAGAAATTTCCTTAGATCTTCTCATTCCACTCCTATCTAgtgtaaaaaaggaaaatcag ACTGATTCGCCTATTGCATGGCAATTGGGAGAGAAAGTTATTACTAATTGTGCTGTTAAGCTTAAACATTATCTTAAGGAAACAGTGCAGTCTATGGGTATTGCTTTGGATGACTATTCTCAAATTGTCACTTCTATATGCCAAAGTGGACCCAACCTCCTCGAACATGAACAAGTCAATGGCTACAGGGAGCATTCG GCCCATGAGAATAAGTTAGGGAAACAGCCAGGATCAAGTGAGCCACCCCAG GTGATCAAGGGTCTTGCTCCAGATACTGTGTGCTGTACCAAAATTGGCCAATCTGTGGATAGTAATTTGAAGTCAATGATGAGTAATTTCgctaagaatgataataatttcaaaaaagaaaaaatttcaaaatcattACAGCGTCTTCTTACTAGACATTCCAAAAGCATCAGTGCAAGAAGCAATGCTGAACCTGGCAGCGTAGACTCTAAGAAGACAACCAAATCAGAAATTCAGCGAGTCTCTCTTCCAAAGAAAAGGGGTAGGAAACCGAATTTTGTAATGAATCCTGAGGAAGGCTACGACCATATTTTGATTTCTACAGGAAGAAAAACTACAAATGTGCATCGCAGAAAGTCTCATGATGGGGGAGTTGATGATTCACCTTCTGAAAACCTAGATCCAGGGAAGGTCACTTCATCACTTGAAGATGTGACTGAACTTTCTGATTTTCAACCTAAAATTAACAAGATAGTGATTGCTGCTGCACCATTCACAGATCATTCGCTTCCTGATGCCAACCAGCCTAAAAGGGACCGGCCAAAGAAAAAAGGGAACACGGTTAATCAAGATGCCAACCCTAATTCCCTATCAAGGTCAAAGGGAAGGTTTTTGAATTCTCGGGTTGGGGAGAAAGCACCACAATCTGCAGATCTCAGTTTGAAAAAGGAATCTGAAGTTTTGCATAACTCTAACACAAAGCCACAGGGACACACGAGAAAGATTAGAATTGCTACAAAGACCAAAGAAGAGACAACTCTGGCTCTTGGATATGTAGTGTCGGAGAAGGAAGTTGCTGTCCCTTATGTTCCCGAGGAGAAACTGGTTTCGCGGCCATCAGCTATGAATAGTAGGTCATCAATCCGAATGTTtatcaagaaaagaaagagggaTAATGCTACTTATGAAAAAGATAATACTGAAGCATCTAATAGAAAG ACGATTTCTAAGTCTGCAAGTAAGTCAACCAATAGAGATGCCAGTTGCTTGGAAGAAACCTCAAAAACAAAACTCAGGAGGAAGCATACTGCCACAAAGGAAAAG TCTTCTAAAAAGTCTGATCTTGGTGAGCGATTGGTTGGTAGCAGTATAAAAGTTTGGTGGCCGTTGGACAAGAT GTTCTATGAAGGTGTTGTAAATTTTTATGATCCTGTGAAAAAGAAGCACCAG GTGTTATATGCTGATGGAGATGAAGAAATCTTAAACCTCAAAAAGGAACGCTGGGAACTAGTTGGGGATAATGTTTTGCGAGGA GGCCAAGGGACTGATCTTCCAGAACTATATGCTTCTTGTGATCT atctctcatatatatatatatctctggGTTGTGCATTTTGAGCAGACTTGAAAAGAGTAAAGGGAAAGTAAAGTCGCAGTCAGCCAAACGACAAAAGGTTGATGCTTCTTCAAAAAG GATTCAAGCTTCGGATGGTATATTCAAAGTCGTCAAACCTACAAAATCTGTGGATGACCCTTCAAAGGCAGATGATggtcataaaaaatttactgGCAAGTTGAGGATTGAGAAGCTAAAGGCCGGTACCAGATTGAAACAGAACATGCCTAAGACCATAACGTTGCCCAAGGGATTCCTCTAA
- the LOC121262297 gene encoding uncharacterized protein LOC121262297 isoform X3, with amino-acid sequence MTSFEGDLEEQLKEAGNELINPPSSIDELLNLLDKVENLLANVEQAPSESMKDALLPSMKALITVELLRHSEMDVKVSVASCITEITRITAPDAPYNDEQMKEIFQLTVAAFENLSHASTRCYTKTISILETVARVRSCLVMLDLECDTLIVEMFQNFLKRTRSNHPLSIFSAMETIMTMVIEESEEISLDLLIPLLSSVKKENQTDSPIAWQLGEKVITNCAVKLKHYLKETVQSMGIALDDYSQIVTSICQSGPNLLEHEQVNGYREHSAHENKLGKQPGSSEPPQIFVNQVIKGLAPDTVCCTKIGQSVDSNLKSMMSNFAKNDNNFKKEKISKSLQRLLTRHSKSISARSNAEPGSVDSKKTTKSEIQRVSLPKKRGRKPNFVMNPEEGYDHILISTGRKTTNVHRRKSHDGGVDDSPSENLDPGKVTSSLEDVTELSDFQPKINKIVIAAAPFTDHSLPDANQPKRDRPKKKGNTVNQDANPNSLSRSKGRFLNSRVGEKAPQSADLSLKKESEVLHNSNTKPQGHTRKIRIATKTKEETTLALGYVVSEKEVAVPYVPEEKLVSRPSAMNSRSSIRMFIKKRKRDNATYEKDNTEASNRKTISKSASKSTNRDASCLEETSKTKLRRKHTATKEKSSKKSDLGERLVGSSIKVWWPLDKMFYEGVVNFYDPVKKKHQVLYADGDEEILNLKKERWELVGDNVLRGGQGTDLPELYASCDLLEKSKGKVKSQSAKRQKVDASSKRIQASDGIFKVVKPTKSVDDPSKADDGHKKFTGKLRIEKLKAGTRLKQNMPKTITLPKGFL; translated from the exons ATGACTTCCTTTGAGGGAGACCTCGAGGAGCAGCTTAAGGAGGCTGGGAATGAGCTCATTAACCCTCCTTCCTCCATTGATGAGCTCCTCAATCTTCTTGAT AAAGTTGAGAATTTGTTAGCAAACGTGGAACAAGCGCCGTCAGAATCTATGAAAGATGCACTTTTACCCTCGATGAAGGCACTGATCACTGTTGAGCTTTTGAGGCATTCTGAAATGGACGTGAAGGTTTCAGTTGCATCTTGCATTACCGAGATTACAAGGATAACAGCGCCAGATGCCCCTTACAATGACGAGCAAATGAAG GAAATCTTTCAGCTGACTGTTGCAGCATTTGAAAATTTGTCTCATGCGTCCACTCGCTGTTATACAAAGACGATTTCAATTCTTGAGACTGTTGCAAGGGTCAGGTCATGCTTGGTGATGCTGGACCTTGAATGTGATACATTGATTGTTGAAatgtttcaaaatttcttaaaacGCACCAG GTCCAACCATCCACTCTCTATATTTTCAGCCATGGAAACAATTATGACCATGGTCATAGAGGAAAGCGAAGAAATTTCCTTAGATCTTCTCATTCCACTCCTATCTAgtgtaaaaaaggaaaatcag ACTGATTCGCCTATTGCATGGCAATTGGGAGAGAAAGTTATTACTAATTGTGCTGTTAAGCTTAAACATTATCTTAAGGAAACAGTGCAGTCTATGGGTATTGCTTTGGATGACTATTCTCAAATTGTCACTTCTATATGCCAAAGTGGACCCAACCTCCTCGAACATGAACAAGTCAATGGCTACAGGGAGCATTCG GCCCATGAGAATAAGTTAGGGAAACAGCCAGGATCAAGTGAGCCACCCCAG atttttgtcAACCAGGTGATCAAGGGTCTTGCTCCAGATACTGTGTGCTGTACCAAAATTGGCCAATCTGTGGATAGTAATTTGAAGTCAATGATGAGTAATTTCgctaagaatgataataatttcaaaaaagaaaaaatttcaaaatcattACAGCGTCTTCTTACTAGACATTCCAAAAGCATCAGTGCAAGAAGCAATGCTGAACCTGGCAGCGTAGACTCTAAGAAGACAACCAAATCAGAAATTCAGCGAGTCTCTCTTCCAAAGAAAAGGGGTAGGAAACCGAATTTTGTAATGAATCCTGAGGAAGGCTACGACCATATTTTGATTTCTACAGGAAGAAAAACTACAAATGTGCATCGCAGAAAGTCTCATGATGGGGGAGTTGATGATTCACCTTCTGAAAACCTAGATCCAGGGAAGGTCACTTCATCACTTGAAGATGTGACTGAACTTTCTGATTTTCAACCTAAAATTAACAAGATAGTGATTGCTGCTGCACCATTCACAGATCATTCGCTTCCTGATGCCAACCAGCCTAAAAGGGACCGGCCAAAGAAAAAAGGGAACACGGTTAATCAAGATGCCAACCCTAATTCCCTATCAAGGTCAAAGGGAAGGTTTTTGAATTCTCGGGTTGGGGAGAAAGCACCACAATCTGCAGATCTCAGTTTGAAAAAGGAATCTGAAGTTTTGCATAACTCTAACACAAAGCCACAGGGACACACGAGAAAGATTAGAATTGCTACAAAGACCAAAGAAGAGACAACTCTGGCTCTTGGATATGTAGTGTCGGAGAAGGAAGTTGCTGTCCCTTATGTTCCCGAGGAGAAACTGGTTTCGCGGCCATCAGCTATGAATAGTAGGTCATCAATCCGAATGTTtatcaagaaaagaaagagggaTAATGCTACTTATGAAAAAGATAATACTGAAGCATCTAATAGAAAG ACGATTTCTAAGTCTGCAAGTAAGTCAACCAATAGAGATGCCAGTTGCTTGGAAGAAACCTCAAAAACAAAACTCAGGAGGAAGCATACTGCCACAAAGGAAAAG TCTTCTAAAAAGTCTGATCTTGGTGAGCGATTGGTTGGTAGCAGTATAAAAGTTTGGTGGCCGTTGGACAAGAT GTTCTATGAAGGTGTTGTAAATTTTTATGATCCTGTGAAAAAGAAGCACCAG GTGTTATATGCTGATGGAGATGAAGAAATCTTAAACCTCAAAAAGGAACGCTGGGAACTAGTTGGGGATAATGTTTTGCGAGGA GGCCAAGGGACTGATCTTCCAGAACTATATGCTTCTTGTGATCT ACTTGAAAAGAGTAAAGGGAAAGTAAAGTCGCAGTCAGCCAAACGACAAAAGGTTGATGCTTCTTCAAAAAG GATTCAAGCTTCGGATGGTATATTCAAAGTCGTCAAACCTACAAAATCTGTGGATGACCCTTCAAAGGCAGATGATggtcataaaaaatttactgGCAAGTTGAGGATTGAGAAGCTAAAGGCCGGTACCAGATTGAAACAGAACATGCCTAAGACCATAACGTTGCCCAAGGGATTCCTCTAA
- the LOC121262297 gene encoding uncharacterized protein LOC121262297 isoform X1 gives MTSFEGDLEEQLKEAGNELINPPSSIDELLNLLDKVENLLANVEQAPSESMKDALLPSMKALITVELLRHSEMDVKVSVASCITEITRITAPDAPYNDEQMKEIFQLTVAAFENLSHASTRCYTKTISILETVARVRSCLVMLDLECDTLIVEMFQNFLKRTRSNHPLSIFSAMETIMTMVIEESEEISLDLLIPLLSSVKKENQTDSPIAWQLGEKVITNCAVKLKHYLKETVQSMGIALDDYSQIVTSICQSGPNLLEHEQVNGYREHSAHENKLGKQPGSSEPPQIFVNQVIKGLAPDTVCCTKIGQSVDSNLKSMMSNFAKNDNNFKKEKISKSLQRLLTRHSKSISARSNAEPGSVDSKKTTKSEIQRVSLPKKRGRKPNFVMNPEEGYDHILISTGRKTTNVHRRKSHDGGVDDSPSENLDPGKVTSSLEDVTELSDFQPKINKIVIAAAPFTDHSLPDANQPKRDRPKKKGNTVNQDANPNSLSRSKGRFLNSRVGEKAPQSADLSLKKESEVLHNSNTKPQGHTRKIRIATKTKEETTLALGYVVSEKEVAVPYVPEEKLVSRPSAMNSRSSIRMFIKKRKRDNATYEKDNTEASNRKTISKSASKSTNRDASCLEETSKTKLRRKHTATKEKSSKKSDLGERLVGSSIKVWWPLDKMFYEGVVNFYDPVKKKHQVLYADGDEEILNLKKERWELVGDNVLRGGQGTDLPELYASCDLSLIYIYISGLCILSRLEKSKGKVKSQSAKRQKVDASSKRIQASDGIFKVVKPTKSVDDPSKADDGHKKFTGKLRIEKLKAGTRLKQNMPKTITLPKGFL, from the exons ATGACTTCCTTTGAGGGAGACCTCGAGGAGCAGCTTAAGGAGGCTGGGAATGAGCTCATTAACCCTCCTTCCTCCATTGATGAGCTCCTCAATCTTCTTGAT AAAGTTGAGAATTTGTTAGCAAACGTGGAACAAGCGCCGTCAGAATCTATGAAAGATGCACTTTTACCCTCGATGAAGGCACTGATCACTGTTGAGCTTTTGAGGCATTCTGAAATGGACGTGAAGGTTTCAGTTGCATCTTGCATTACCGAGATTACAAGGATAACAGCGCCAGATGCCCCTTACAATGACGAGCAAATGAAG GAAATCTTTCAGCTGACTGTTGCAGCATTTGAAAATTTGTCTCATGCGTCCACTCGCTGTTATACAAAGACGATTTCAATTCTTGAGACTGTTGCAAGGGTCAGGTCATGCTTGGTGATGCTGGACCTTGAATGTGATACATTGATTGTTGAAatgtttcaaaatttcttaaaacGCACCAG GTCCAACCATCCACTCTCTATATTTTCAGCCATGGAAACAATTATGACCATGGTCATAGAGGAAAGCGAAGAAATTTCCTTAGATCTTCTCATTCCACTCCTATCTAgtgtaaaaaaggaaaatcag ACTGATTCGCCTATTGCATGGCAATTGGGAGAGAAAGTTATTACTAATTGTGCTGTTAAGCTTAAACATTATCTTAAGGAAACAGTGCAGTCTATGGGTATTGCTTTGGATGACTATTCTCAAATTGTCACTTCTATATGCCAAAGTGGACCCAACCTCCTCGAACATGAACAAGTCAATGGCTACAGGGAGCATTCG GCCCATGAGAATAAGTTAGGGAAACAGCCAGGATCAAGTGAGCCACCCCAG atttttgtcAACCAGGTGATCAAGGGTCTTGCTCCAGATACTGTGTGCTGTACCAAAATTGGCCAATCTGTGGATAGTAATTTGAAGTCAATGATGAGTAATTTCgctaagaatgataataatttcaaaaaagaaaaaatttcaaaatcattACAGCGTCTTCTTACTAGACATTCCAAAAGCATCAGTGCAAGAAGCAATGCTGAACCTGGCAGCGTAGACTCTAAGAAGACAACCAAATCAGAAATTCAGCGAGTCTCTCTTCCAAAGAAAAGGGGTAGGAAACCGAATTTTGTAATGAATCCTGAGGAAGGCTACGACCATATTTTGATTTCTACAGGAAGAAAAACTACAAATGTGCATCGCAGAAAGTCTCATGATGGGGGAGTTGATGATTCACCTTCTGAAAACCTAGATCCAGGGAAGGTCACTTCATCACTTGAAGATGTGACTGAACTTTCTGATTTTCAACCTAAAATTAACAAGATAGTGATTGCTGCTGCACCATTCACAGATCATTCGCTTCCTGATGCCAACCAGCCTAAAAGGGACCGGCCAAAGAAAAAAGGGAACACGGTTAATCAAGATGCCAACCCTAATTCCCTATCAAGGTCAAAGGGAAGGTTTTTGAATTCTCGGGTTGGGGAGAAAGCACCACAATCTGCAGATCTCAGTTTGAAAAAGGAATCTGAAGTTTTGCATAACTCTAACACAAAGCCACAGGGACACACGAGAAAGATTAGAATTGCTACAAAGACCAAAGAAGAGACAACTCTGGCTCTTGGATATGTAGTGTCGGAGAAGGAAGTTGCTGTCCCTTATGTTCCCGAGGAGAAACTGGTTTCGCGGCCATCAGCTATGAATAGTAGGTCATCAATCCGAATGTTtatcaagaaaagaaagagggaTAATGCTACTTATGAAAAAGATAATACTGAAGCATCTAATAGAAAG ACGATTTCTAAGTCTGCAAGTAAGTCAACCAATAGAGATGCCAGTTGCTTGGAAGAAACCTCAAAAACAAAACTCAGGAGGAAGCATACTGCCACAAAGGAAAAG TCTTCTAAAAAGTCTGATCTTGGTGAGCGATTGGTTGGTAGCAGTATAAAAGTTTGGTGGCCGTTGGACAAGAT GTTCTATGAAGGTGTTGTAAATTTTTATGATCCTGTGAAAAAGAAGCACCAG GTGTTATATGCTGATGGAGATGAAGAAATCTTAAACCTCAAAAAGGAACGCTGGGAACTAGTTGGGGATAATGTTTTGCGAGGA GGCCAAGGGACTGATCTTCCAGAACTATATGCTTCTTGTGATCT atctctcatatatatatatatctctggGTTGTGCATTTTGAGCAGACTTGAAAAGAGTAAAGGGAAAGTAAAGTCGCAGTCAGCCAAACGACAAAAGGTTGATGCTTCTTCAAAAAG GATTCAAGCTTCGGATGGTATATTCAAAGTCGTCAAACCTACAAAATCTGTGGATGACCCTTCAAAGGCAGATGATggtcataaaaaatttactgGCAAGTTGAGGATTGAGAAGCTAAAGGCCGGTACCAGATTGAAACAGAACATGCCTAAGACCATAACGTTGCCCAAGGGATTCCTCTAA
- the LOC121262297 gene encoding uncharacterized protein LOC121262297 isoform X4, whose protein sequence is MTSFEGDLEEQLKEAGNELINPPSSIDELLNLLDKVENLLANVEQAPSESMKDALLPSMKALITVELLRHSEMDVKVSVASCITEITRITAPDAPYNDEQMKEIFQLTVAAFENLSHASTRCYTKTISILETVARVRSCLVMLDLECDTLIVEMFQNFLKRTRSNHPLSIFSAMETIMTMVIEESEEISLDLLIPLLSSVKKENQTDSPIAWQLGEKVITNCAVKLKHYLKETVQSMGIALDDYSQIVTSICQSGPNLLEHEQVNGYREHSAHENKLGKQPGSSEPPQIFVNQVIKGLAPDTVCCTKIGQSVDSNLKSMMSNFAKNDNNFKKEKISKSLQRLLTRHSKSISARSNAEPGSVDSKKTTKSEIQRVSLPKKRGRKPNFVMNPEEGYDHILISTGRKTTNVHRRKSHDGGVDDSPSENLDPGKVTSSLEDVTELSDFQPKINKIVIAAAPFTDHSLPDANQPKRDRPKKKGNTVNQDANPNSLSRSKGRFLNSRVGEKAPQSADLSLKKESEVLHNSNTKPQGHTRKIRIATKTKEETTLALGYVVSEKEVAVPYVPEEKLVSRPSAMNSRSSIRMFIKKRKRDNATYEKDNTEASNRKSSKKSDLGERLVGSSIKVWWPLDKMFYEGVVNFYDPVKKKHQVLYADGDEEILNLKKERWELVGDNVLRGGQGTDLPELYASCDLSLIYIYISGLCILSRLEKSKGKVKSQSAKRQKVDASSKRIQASDGIFKVVKPTKSVDDPSKADDGHKKFTGKLRIEKLKAGTRLKQNMPKTITLPKGFL, encoded by the exons ATGACTTCCTTTGAGGGAGACCTCGAGGAGCAGCTTAAGGAGGCTGGGAATGAGCTCATTAACCCTCCTTCCTCCATTGATGAGCTCCTCAATCTTCTTGAT AAAGTTGAGAATTTGTTAGCAAACGTGGAACAAGCGCCGTCAGAATCTATGAAAGATGCACTTTTACCCTCGATGAAGGCACTGATCACTGTTGAGCTTTTGAGGCATTCTGAAATGGACGTGAAGGTTTCAGTTGCATCTTGCATTACCGAGATTACAAGGATAACAGCGCCAGATGCCCCTTACAATGACGAGCAAATGAAG GAAATCTTTCAGCTGACTGTTGCAGCATTTGAAAATTTGTCTCATGCGTCCACTCGCTGTTATACAAAGACGATTTCAATTCTTGAGACTGTTGCAAGGGTCAGGTCATGCTTGGTGATGCTGGACCTTGAATGTGATACATTGATTGTTGAAatgtttcaaaatttcttaaaacGCACCAG GTCCAACCATCCACTCTCTATATTTTCAGCCATGGAAACAATTATGACCATGGTCATAGAGGAAAGCGAAGAAATTTCCTTAGATCTTCTCATTCCACTCCTATCTAgtgtaaaaaaggaaaatcag ACTGATTCGCCTATTGCATGGCAATTGGGAGAGAAAGTTATTACTAATTGTGCTGTTAAGCTTAAACATTATCTTAAGGAAACAGTGCAGTCTATGGGTATTGCTTTGGATGACTATTCTCAAATTGTCACTTCTATATGCCAAAGTGGACCCAACCTCCTCGAACATGAACAAGTCAATGGCTACAGGGAGCATTCG GCCCATGAGAATAAGTTAGGGAAACAGCCAGGATCAAGTGAGCCACCCCAG atttttgtcAACCAGGTGATCAAGGGTCTTGCTCCAGATACTGTGTGCTGTACCAAAATTGGCCAATCTGTGGATAGTAATTTGAAGTCAATGATGAGTAATTTCgctaagaatgataataatttcaaaaaagaaaaaatttcaaaatcattACAGCGTCTTCTTACTAGACATTCCAAAAGCATCAGTGCAAGAAGCAATGCTGAACCTGGCAGCGTAGACTCTAAGAAGACAACCAAATCAGAAATTCAGCGAGTCTCTCTTCCAAAGAAAAGGGGTAGGAAACCGAATTTTGTAATGAATCCTGAGGAAGGCTACGACCATATTTTGATTTCTACAGGAAGAAAAACTACAAATGTGCATCGCAGAAAGTCTCATGATGGGGGAGTTGATGATTCACCTTCTGAAAACCTAGATCCAGGGAAGGTCACTTCATCACTTGAAGATGTGACTGAACTTTCTGATTTTCAACCTAAAATTAACAAGATAGTGATTGCTGCTGCACCATTCACAGATCATTCGCTTCCTGATGCCAACCAGCCTAAAAGGGACCGGCCAAAGAAAAAAGGGAACACGGTTAATCAAGATGCCAACCCTAATTCCCTATCAAGGTCAAAGGGAAGGTTTTTGAATTCTCGGGTTGGGGAGAAAGCACCACAATCTGCAGATCTCAGTTTGAAAAAGGAATCTGAAGTTTTGCATAACTCTAACACAAAGCCACAGGGACACACGAGAAAGATTAGAATTGCTACAAAGACCAAAGAAGAGACAACTCTGGCTCTTGGATATGTAGTGTCGGAGAAGGAAGTTGCTGTCCCTTATGTTCCCGAGGAGAAACTGGTTTCGCGGCCATCAGCTATGAATAGTAGGTCATCAATCCGAATGTTtatcaagaaaagaaagagggaTAATGCTACTTATGAAAAAGATAATACTGAAGCATCTAATAGAAAG TCTTCTAAAAAGTCTGATCTTGGTGAGCGATTGGTTGGTAGCAGTATAAAAGTTTGGTGGCCGTTGGACAAGAT GTTCTATGAAGGTGTTGTAAATTTTTATGATCCTGTGAAAAAGAAGCACCAG GTGTTATATGCTGATGGAGATGAAGAAATCTTAAACCTCAAAAAGGAACGCTGGGAACTAGTTGGGGATAATGTTTTGCGAGGA GGCCAAGGGACTGATCTTCCAGAACTATATGCTTCTTGTGATCT atctctcatatatatatatatctctggGTTGTGCATTTTGAGCAGACTTGAAAAGAGTAAAGGGAAAGTAAAGTCGCAGTCAGCCAAACGACAAAAGGTTGATGCTTCTTCAAAAAG GATTCAAGCTTCGGATGGTATATTCAAAGTCGTCAAACCTACAAAATCTGTGGATGACCCTTCAAAGGCAGATGATggtcataaaaaatttactgGCAAGTTGAGGATTGAGAAGCTAAAGGCCGGTACCAGATTGAAACAGAACATGCCTAAGACCATAACGTTGCCCAAGGGATTCCTCTAA